A portion of the Juglans microcarpa x Juglans regia isolate MS1-56 chromosome 1D, Jm3101_v1.0, whole genome shotgun sequence genome contains these proteins:
- the LOC121257091 gene encoding tryptophan N-monooxygenase CYP79A68-like encodes MRPDLYHVYGSLEKMLPISLNLISAFLIMLIFLFPLILIKWKFHGKSCKETPSLPPGPTPWPIVGNLPELWRNKPAFRWIHGLMESLNTEIACIRLGGVHVIPVTSPELAREFLKKHDIVFASRPLFMSTKYASRGFKSTIFVPWGDQWRKMKKLVASEIINSTTMRWLLNKRTEEADNLVRFIYNQCKNAAFDSNADDQTSIGSVVDVRLAARHYCGNVMRKMILNRRYFGNGMKDGGPGVEEVEHIESLFTILVHLNAFAVSDYLPCLTPLDLDGHEKIVSEAMKIVASYEDPIVDERLRQWRDGEKNEAEDLLDAFILAKDSNGKVALSVEEIKAQITELMLATVDNPSNCIEWTLAEMLNQPELLQKAVEEIDRVVGKKRWVEESDIPQLNYVKACAREGFRLHPIAPFNVPHVSMQDATVAGHFIPKGSHVILSRYGLGRNPRVWKEPSRFKPDRHLKKEKDGVSMADDQMVELAEHELRFISFSTGRRGCLGIALGSAMTVMLLARLVQGFLWSLPPNQEEIDLSEATNDLFMAKPLRAHANPRLAASLYPAE; translated from the exons ATGAGGCCGGACCTCTATCATGTTTATGGCTCCTTAGAAAAAATGCTGCCTATTAGCTTAAACTTGATCTCTGCCTTTCTTATCatgctcatttttctctttcctctcataTTGATCAAGTGGAAATTCCATGGAAAAAGCTGCAAGGAAACTCCATCGCTTCCACCGGGCCCAACTCCGTGGCCAATTGTTGGAAACCTCCCAGAACTGTGGAGGAATAAGCCAGCATTCCGGTGGATACATGGCCTTATGGAATCACTCAATACTGAAATCGCTTGTATACGTCTAGGAGGTGTTCACGTTATTCCGGTAACTTCCCCGGAACTTGCCCGGGAGTTCTTGAAAAAGCACGATATCGTGTTTGCATCAAGACCTCTTTTTATGTCGACTAAGTATGCTAGTCGAGGCTTTAAGTCCACAATTTTTGTGCCATGGGGAGATCAATGGAGGAAGATGAAAAAGTTGGTGGCGTCTGAGATAATTAACTCAACAACAATGCGGTGGCTACTCAATAAGAGGACCGAAGAAGCAGATAATCTTGTTCGTTTCATTTATAATCAATGCAAGAATGCTGCGTTTGACAGCAATGCTGATGATCAGACGTCAATTGGTTCAGTTGTGGACGTGAGACTTGCTGCACGTCACTACTGCGGAAATGTCATGAGGAAGATGATATTGAACCGAAGGTACTTTGGCAACGGAATGAAGGATGGAGGACCTGGAGTTGAGGAAGTAGAACACATTGAATCACTTTTTACCATACTCGTCCATCTTAATGCATTTGCTGTATCGGATTACCTGCCATGCTTAACACCACTAGATTTAGATGGTCATGAGAAGATTGTAAGTGAGGCTATGAAAATCGTTGCCAGTTATGAAGATCCGATCGTCGATGAGAGACTGCGTCAATGGAGAGACGGGGAGAAGAATGAGGCTGAGGACTTGCTCGACGCTTTCATTTTGGCAAAGGATTCGAATGGGAAAGTAGCTTTATCAGTGGAAGAGATCAAAGCTCAAATTACG GAACTGATGCTTGCAACGGTCGATAATCCCTCCAACTGCATAGAATGGACACTAGCAGAAATGCTAAACCAACCCGAGCTCCTCCAAAAAGCTGTAGaagaaattgatagggtagttGGAAAGAAGAGATGGGTTGAAGAATCCGATATTCCACAGCTCAATTATGTCAAGGCTTGTGCAAGGGAAGGTTTCCGGCTTCACCCAATTGCACCATTTAACGTCCCCCATGTCTCAATGCAAGACGCGACTGTCGCTGGCCATTTCATCCCGAAAGGAAGTCATGTAATCTTGAGCCGATATGGTCTTGGCCGCAACCCTCGCGTTTGGAAAGAACCCTCGAGGTTCAAACCAGATCGACATCTGAAGAAGGAGAAGGATGGAGTGTCGATGGCCGATGATCAGATGGTGGAACTTGCAGAGCATGAGCTGCGCTTCATTTCGTTCAGTACGGGAAGGCGAGGTTGCTTGGGCATCGCGCTTGGCTCTGCCATGACTGTGATGCTTTTAGCAAGGCTTGTTCAAGGATTTTTATGGAGTTTGCCGCCAAACCAAGAGGAGATTGACCTCTCTGAGGCCACGAATGACCTTTTCATGGCCAAACCCTTACGTGCACATGCAAACCCACGTTTGGCGGCTTCACTTTATCCCGccgaataa